The genomic interval AATATATGACCGATCTTAAGGTACTGGCCGACCTATCAGAAGCGCGTATGTGATCAAGGGCCTGCGATACTACTGCCATGAAGGCGGCCTCATGCATGGAAGGAAGGGTTTAGGCCCCATATAAGTTTATATAATCAAGGCGGGCGCCATTCGGCCACATTCTTCTGCTCATCTCCGATAGAATCGTGTTACAGGTGCTCTTCAGTTCCCCAAATTATCGATTTTTCTTGCTCGCTTGTTTGTGCACCATGACGGTTAGCGGTACCCACGTATTGGTAAGTACTcgggattttttaaaactcaatAATGATGAGCTGTCAATCATTGTCGCTTAACAGACCATTTTAATCTCGAAAATCTGACAGCAGCAATAAGTCTCTTCAAGAGCTCTTCACGACTTCTGATTACTAATTGCCTGACATAGTGCGAAGAGGGGGATGTTAAACCTGACTATCGACTATTGTTCCCGTATCGTATGAATCGTTGAAAAGTGGTACTCATTATGTTGTCTTCTCGGCTTATTAATCGTCGTGCCAgtgtaaatatgtattaattgACTGACAAGCTCGTAAATTTCTTTATCGAACCGTCATTAATTTACTCGCTTTTGTCTTCAATTTTGTCAGTTTTTGGCTAAGTTTCTTGGATCTCAGTTATGAGGATGACAATATGGTATTTTCTTGACCTACAAATGTTTTCGTTGCTTGCTTAGTCAGTAAATTGTGCTCGAATGAACATTTCTGACATGTAGTATATGTTACACCGACATCGCATTATACCTTTATAACTGGAAACACAAattctgaatattttattagtttcaTTTTCTCAGTGGTGCGGtgatttttcttaaagtttAACCGGTCGCATTCCACTACTATATAAAACAGTTGCTACAAGTGTTGACCggatatttaattattttaattttttatctcatCGGTGGACAAGGAAGTATTTGATTTCATCTCTGATAATTCGTTCAAcgacatttatttattgatatcaATTTAAACTCTGCCGGTGTAGCTTTCTCTTTTTACTGAAGAAATTCGCATTTTGCGAATATTCTTCATCAAAATGAATACTTGTATGCACCTGTATGTATGACTTAGAAAGACAATGAAATGCTCATAACTTGCactaattttacaattataaATTGGgtgcttttaaaaaattttggttcCGGCTCTGCTTTACCACATATCTAATCCTACTCTGTTGCCTCtcgccataaaaatattttaagaaatacgTAGGTACGTAAATCGTAAAGCTTACCCCTCGATTAGTTCCATGGAAACTATGGTAAATTTGACCTGAACTAATCCAAACCTTGACCCCTTTGCTGCCAATTTTCTATTGAATTTTccacaaacacaaatctttccaCGAGTAACAAACACTTGTCGACGCTACTTTGTCTTGTTAATGTCAATCTGCACGGTATCCATGACGACTGATACTGGCAGTTTTCCATGGCCATCTTTGTTTCTCTTGAGTTTCTCACGAAGATGTATTTACCTCGAATTAGGCAACCAAGAATACAATATTGTTATATGTAGTTAGTGGTATATGTTCGTATGTAGTGTATCGTCGCAGGTCAAAGGATaatttgaaggaaaatattaagaaGAATAAAAAACTGGCTTTTCATGCATACCTGTTCCTTTGATTGTTCTATTAAAATGACAAAGTGAAACAGAATATTGCTTTAAAATGTCTGTATTTCAAGATTCcccttttttttcatagatgTTCATGGCAAGTCTTTTGGCCGTCCTATCTCAGTCTTCAGCCTTCTGGTTCAGCACCGCCGAAGAACCAAAACCCACGTAAGTTAAACACTCGATATCACATAAAATAAGCAGTAATCAAGTGCTAATCAAAACAGTAATCCAAATCAACGACACAAAATCAATGAACACATCCTCTTATTGCTTTTCGGCTTCTAATGTTGTAAGCCTTATTCTATCTTTCGCATTCCACCACTGTTCTGTAATGTTGTGCTTACCGATCATGCTTACGTAAATACACGGACAAAAACAATTAGTAAACCAAACACTTGGTTTTTGCTCGATCATTAAAAACCTGGAATGACTTTTAGTAGTGCCTACGATGGGCCCACTGTCGGGCCTAAATAAACCCCGTTCTGCTTCAGAAGCCGCGGCATGATGTTGCAATATCTGATGCGCTTCttagtaattaattttgaaaatcacttGACCACATACGTGGTCGATAACGGACAGATAGGAAATCTAAGTGAAGGATGGTCAAGCAAAGCAGTTTCAATCAACTTTGAATAGTCAAAATTCCGTCCAtccattattttgccaaaatatatgaaattttctcaaatcaCTTTCAGGAGCCCTAGAGTTCTGTATTCTCCAACGGACTACTACAGGCAATACGTACCCCCTCCGCCACCCTACAGCATACCTCTTCAAGTACCCTTACCCGCCCAACTCGCTCCCAGTGCTGTCCAGAACGTCCAGCTGGTGCCCTGCTTATGCCCAGTGAGTCAAGAGTATTCATATGAAAATTCGCCAGATTACGCCAGGAAGATGCAACCAGTTGCTCATCAGCAAAGAAGAAAGTAAACGACAtgtttagtttaatttaatgtatCTTAACtggttcaaaaacaaaaattcgtcAATTCTATGGAGCTCATCTCGAGCATAAACAATTTACGGGTATAATATTAATACATTTCCTCAATGAGGACCAGGTACCTGACCTTTTTACCTTAGGTGTTCAAATACAACTAAACAATAGATTTAAGTTCTGCCCATTTAAGTAACTTTATTAgactaattaatttgaaaacgcaataattttactatatatgtatttatttaaaaataaagactgTTACTTGACTATTAGTTGATTTCACACTTATTGCAACACCCAAACCTACTGCTACGGTAAAATACTAAACtttaattgatattaattAGTACTTACCTAGAACGGTCCAACCAAAGAACCATTTACCTAGTGCCTCGGTTTCGATTATTCTTGGTCTCATTCATCATCTACTGAAGCAATGCATAGAGATCGAAGTTACATCACTATTGTGGTATTATAAGAATACTGCTCGCGGGTTTATTCTGGACATATTTAGGTTAATCGTTAGAGTGCCTCTTGATGGATTCCCCTATTGCGAATGAGGATGATTAGATCACCCCCCGGAAATAAAGCACAATCGGGTAAAATTGCTAATGATTCCCTAATTAAGAGTTATATAATATTAGCTATTATCTAGCACAGATCGCTTTTGTGGCTTAACCACGTTACATATATACGAGGCATTCTCTGATAAATTTATCATTGATAAGTTGGTTTGGAATGGCTTTTCTCGGGGAATTTCTCACaccaaaaatgcattaaacccGGCACTAGTTATCGAACCAACGAAAGCGACTTATGTCATATCTAGACCACATTCTGTCCTTATTGCAAACATAGATTGCGCTGCATCTCTATTCGTGAATGGACCGAGTGCGGCTGGCCTCTTTTCGGCACCACCACCAACGCTTACAAGAACCAAAAAGTTTTTGGGTACACCTTATATAAAAACGGCAGACGGTAATGTACCGGAGATATTTGCGATTTATTAGTCTTTGGACACggtgaaaatgaattttttttcatgggtGAGGAGTAGTTTTGAGACATAAGAGAttggtttaatttgtttgtttttagcTGTTTTACTGGGCGATGTCCCTAGTTTACTGCGCACTAGTCAATGCGGGAGGAGGAGGAAAAGAGTAAGTAGCTCTAATGCATCTAACCTCAACGACTTGACGAAAAATTTCAGTGAACATGAGCATGTGAAGATCATAGTGCCGGAAATTCATCATACTCACCACCATCACGAAACAGTTTACAAAACCGTCCACCACGGAGGTGGTGGCGGTGGCGGTCATAGTCATGGAGGAAAGCCCTTCAGCTTTGGAGGACATGGAGGATGGTAGTGTTAAGCTGTTAATTTGCGATTTTAGGCGCAACAGTACATGTGGTTTTTGAGTATTAAATAGGGTTGtacatttaattataaaattaaactgatTGTTAATTAAAGTTGGCTTTTTGTTCCTATCTCTGATGGTAGAGCAGCTCTACagacttttaattaaagtaaatacTAGCCgtgcaaattgaattttagaaatttggtttGAGGCAGTTTGTCATTCCAGTTTACCCGTGAACCTAAGAAAATCTTGGCAGGATTCCGAGACGCAGAACTTCCCTAAAAATTAGGCATTttcaacttcaaaaattaccCAAAACATAGACTTAGGCGCAACCAGATTGGTCAACGTTTACTGCGTCGGAGCCGTCATTATAAAACATAACTTAAACAAATTAGCAAATATTCATTATAACCGTCAAAAATCGGCTCACTATTGAACACCAAACGTTGAATTTGTCCGGGATGTTTGAGCGTTTACAAAGATAAAGAGAAATTACTTcatatatatttcaaataagtCGTGAGGCATGAAAACACTCcataaatttgacact from Euwallacea fornicatus isolate EFF26 chromosome 17, ASM4011564v1, whole genome shotgun sequence carries:
- the LOC136344763 gene encoding uncharacterized protein isoform X1 yields the protein MTVSGTHVLMFMASLLAVLSQSSAFWFSTAEEPKPTSPRVLYSPTDYYRQYVPPPPPYSIPLQVPLPAQLAPSAVQNVQLVPCLCPVSQEYSYENSPDYARKMQPVAHQQRRK
- the LOC136344763 gene encoding uncharacterized protein isoform X2, yielding MFMASLLAVLSQSSAFWFSTAEEPKPTSPRVLYSPTDYYRQYVPPPPPYSIPLQVPLPAQLAPSAVQNVQLVPCLCPVSQEYSYENSPDYARKMQPVAHQQRRK
- the LOC136344765 gene encoding uncharacterized protein: MNFFSWLFYWAMSLVYCALVNAGGGGKDEHEHVKIIVPEIHHTHHHHETVYKTVHHGGGGGGGHSHGGKPFSFGGHGGW